The DNA region TTTATGAGAAAGTAACCCAGCGCATATTAACAAGGTCAGCAGCTAAGAGTCAATACAGCATCAATGAAGCACCAGCCGTGGGGGAGtgggagaaaaggagggagcAGGTCATGGGGGTTTTCTAAACCTAATTAGATTAGAATACTGTTGAATCTAAGAATGGATGCAGCAGAATGTTAGCAATGATAACATGTTATCCACCGCTCGGCTCTGCTTTCCACAGCAGTAGCAACCCACAGAGTTTTTACTACTTAGGCTAACATTTGTGGTACACCACTGTTATTACCACTGCAACATATTTTAGCTTCCCCTCTGAGGGCACAAGCTTTCAAAGTGTGTGCTTTTCAGAGCTATGTTGCCAGACAAATGTAATTAATCATGCGTTTTATCATGTATTTTTCtgggaaatattttttaaatcagcccTCTACAACATCTAAGGCACACTGTGCCAACTCTGAGGCACAGTTTGCAAGCCGAGGGCTTATGTTGTTAAAGACTAATAAAGCATGAGGAGcctgtggagagcagagaggctTGGTGTTCAAAGGGAGATCAGTGCCTACATCTGCCTTTGTCTGAGAGAAAGAATGCCAGGAATGTGGGCTATTTCAGGAAACCTCCATGCATCTAACTCCACTCTGGCAGATCATCGCAAACTCAACAGCACAAGATGGCTGATGAGGAATCAGGGATTCCTGTACAATGGTGGCACGTCAATGTGCCGGGTGCTCTCGGGGAACTTCCATTTAAGTCAGACTGTTCACACAGCAACAGGAAGTTACAATGTCAGTCTGAAAGCAGGTGGATCAAGATCAGCTGACTACAGCCTTTAGCAGTGACTCAGTGAAAGTTATCCTCCCTCTGAATTAAAGGGTAACTGAACAGAACTGTCTCATGCATACAAACAAGCTATTTACAGAGgactttttaaatgtgtgtttatctcACCTTCCTCAgagcctcctcctcttcctgacGTTTCTCATAATGTGCAAAGTCATCAAAGATTGAGGTGGTATGCTTGTAAGTGGCGATAATTTTAAGCACTTGTTTGGCCTTCTCCAGAGGCACTTCCTGAGTGTCCCTGGAGTTGGTCACTGGCTTGTTGTCATTGTTCTCCAGCCGAATGTGTCGCAGCTGGTTGTTGGGCACATCTTTGATGAAAACCCACTTCACCTCAAACTTGCCCTTCCATTTGTCCTGAGACCAGACGCCTGCGTAGGCATTGTAGTCCACCGGTGAGCGCATTTCAGCCACGCCACAGAAGTGCCCACTGCCATTGACACTGAACAACAGGTACAGGGGCCCCTTGTTGCCCAGTGAGCGGTAGGCTCCATCCAGGCGCTTGTTGCCATGTTCTGTACTGCACCAGATAGAGTACTTGATTGAGCGGTGGATGTCGTCTTCCGAATAGCTCTTGATAATGAAAACACGTCCATTTTTCAAATTCCAGTCAAAGTCTTTGGGGTTGTAGTTGTTGAGGGCACGGAGTTTCTCCAGCACAGGATGCACTTCACCAGAACAAGGGGAGGCACTGAGTGGGATTCCTCCACCCAGACCAAAGCCCTCACCCCGGTTCCTTGGAGCTATCCAGCGGTTGGGAGGTGGGCCGGGCTGCTGGGGTTGCTGATGATGAAGGGTCTGTGGAGGGCCAGGCTGAGAGTGGAGGTGAAGGTGTGGAGGGCCAGGGGGCAGAGGCTGGGGGTGCTGAGGAGACTGGAGAGACTGGAGCTGAAAGGgctggtgttggtgttggtgctggggctgatgctgatgctgaggctgaggctggggGGGCAAAGGGTTTTGCAGTAATGGCTGGGGCTGAGCTAGAAGAGGTTGCTGCACTAGAGGCTGCGGGGGCATCATAGTCTGGGCTAATGGGGGCTTATTCAGAGAGCCCTTATTGTCCCATGTACCAATGTTAATATTGTGCTTTATAGGAGGTGGGGGGATGGTGGTGACTCCACCCATCCCCATGTTGGCTTTAGGTTTAACCTTGGGCTGTGGCTTGGCCGGCTTCTTGGCAATGGCGGCCCAGGAGGCAGGTTTAGGTGCTGACGAGctgacagatggagggaggctATTGGCTGCCATACTGCTCATACCAGCTGTGCCTCCTAAGGGTGAGCCCACAGTTTTGGTGACCGCTGCCACCATGTCTGTACCCAATTTTAACCCTGCCATCCCCTGCTCAATGCTGTTCAGTACTGGCACCTTACTGAGCTGGGTGTCACTTCCAAAGCCTGCTTGTCCGTCCGTGATGGCTCTGCCCAGTGAACTGGGGGCGTACCCATAGCTGTTGCTGTAGCTCTGTGTAGACTGTCCCTGAGAGACACTGGTACCCCAAGTGGAAAAGTCTGCATTACCAGGGAAAAAGTTGAAGCCATGCTGGCCAAGGAAGGGAGGAGTGTTCCCCAGGGCACCTGGCTGGCTGAACACACCGTCAGGGATGAAGTGCGGCTCACCATTGCTCATCTGTCCATAGGTAGTTAGGTAGGGCATAGGAGGGTCTCCTGCTGTAGACCAGGCCGCCTCTCCCAGAGAGTAAGGGAAACCAATGGATGGAGCATAGTAGCTGGGCATGTAGGGGTCAGACATTGGTGGATAGCTGTTACTCTGTATAAAGCAGATGGTCAAACTGTGAACATTTCATACTAAAAAAggcagtataaaaaaaatctgaaacatctAATGTTCAACACAGCATCATCTAAAATCTTATAGTCAAAGGAAATACAATAGTGATGTGTTGAATGGCTGAAACCTCAGATGGAATTCGTTTGTTGACCTCATGAGTCTGATCATTGCTACAAACATTAGCATGTACTCTTACCTGATTTGTCTGGCTGCTTAAGTAAGGCTCAATCTCATCATCATTCACACCATCCTTTTGATGCATTGATCCGTTTTGCACTACAGATGGGAAAAGAGGGAACATTGCACATATCATACAGTTAAGATGTAAGAAAATATCAGTCAGTGTTATTTCTGTCTTATGTATTTAACAGTCAGATCTGATACCTGACATGCCAGCATGgtgtaatgttaaaaaaaaaacggcagAATTTAGGAGTGTCAACAATGCTAACATACTATAACTGCATCAGTAAGAAACATGACAACACCTTGGctggtttgaaatgaaaacagccggCACTGCCACACTGAAATAACAGCACCTTTTCCACAATGACTGTTAAAACCCTTACCTTTATTTCCTTGTCCTTTGGGTCTCTGAAATAATGGGCAGCACAGGGAAAAGAGATGAGACTGTTGTCAGATCACGACAGGAAATAAGAAGACtacacgcacgcgcacacacgcacacacacacacacacacacaaaggcggCTGACTCCTACATGGATTAATGTTAGCAGGAGGCTGCAGCCATCAGCCCGGATGTTCACATTTACAGGTTGCTTCGCTTTAACGACCGGATGTCAAACGCTCTGACATCCAGTAAACGGTGCCGCATTGGCAACCGGCTACAGCTGGAGTTGGTTGGACATACAGTCGGCCTACATTACAGCTAATAGCTATCACATATCACCGACTTTTCTTCTGTTCCTCCACAGCCTGTTTGATCAGGCGATGCTCAAAATCGGATCAAACTGTTGTCGGAAAAGTTTCATTCCGCCGCCGCACCGTTAATTTATAAGCAGCCCGTTCAGCTGTCAATACACCAACCTGATCGACTGTGGTCGCAGACATCCTCCAGGAACCGAGACTGATCGCTGTTTGTGAGACTGTCCGCGGCTTccccctgcctctctctctctttctctctctgcacttCGCCGCTTTCCTGGCTCCGTCTCTCGGGTCGTCCAATCACTCCGTTAACGTTACAAGGCGgcgtttttttttcccccccttcctTCCTGCCGTGGTCGAGACCCGGTCGACGATCCGCTTCTTCTGGCTGTTTACAAAACGGCGACTTCGTGTCTGCGGAGTCGATCCCGTGCGATCCAGCCACAGATGGTCCTTATCGAGTCAATCTGAAACTGACGAGTGTCTTACTGGAATATCCCTCACCATATTCCACAATGGCGGATCGGCCCTTTACTCCGCTTCCGTTCCGTTCGGCTGCTCCGTGACCTTCCGCCTGTGACGCTCTGAGTCATGTTACAATCTGACACTTCACATGACAGTCACAATCAAACGATCCCCCTCACTCTTCAGATATTGTCTTTGCCGGGAAAttaaaaccctttttttttactgacaggTGGTTCCCCGAACTGATATCAAAATAAGAGTCTcagattttatgtatttatttattttttggaggggggggggggggttacctGGCAAAACACAGTCTTGGATGGACGCCTGAACTTGCATACAgataaaatacaacataaataaaataatgtaaaaatgtccTCAAGGAAATAGTGCCACACATTATGCGCACTTAACTAAATGACCTATATTTGTTATTTCCATTTCTGCTCCGTATGTTCCACTCCATTTAGGGGAAAATATTGTTCACTCCTGCTAAATAGTCTGTTAACTGAGGAATAATTAgatgtaatgaaatgtttttcacgTTGTATTGGCATATACTTCACAGCTACTTAATAAAACTTGACACCCACAAGCTTTTGGTTGCCATTGGAGCAAAGATTAACAATATTTGGATCTGAGTATGAATGACAACAACCAGGAGCAAAATATACTCAAAGATGCTATAGTGTTGTTATCATACGACTGCAGACAAGAAGCAGATTTCTAACGACTGCTACACTTACTGCCCTTCAATTAAGTTTCCATGTATTTATACtttagttttccattttctgttgcGTTGTGCTTTTACTCCACTGCATTTGTCTGAGGGATGAAAGGGGCTAATTACTTtgcatattaatattttatatgcaAAACACTTAATTTTATAAACTGACCATGTGTATAAAagcttttttctctgtttacaaTAATCAATGCTGATTGTGGATCACACAGTCTGAACAGTTCGACATGAAACGCTAACTTCATACTGATATTGCtgcttttttccagtttcaggTCTTTCTTCTTCCACCTCGGTTCTCTGTAGTTAGACTAAAATGTGAAGGGTCAACTGCTCAGAGAAAAACGGGAGTCACGGCTGCTACTCTCGCGATACTTCCTCCGTGGTGTAGTAACAGTATGGCAGCCGTCGCGCTGAGGTCCTGCCGCAGAGGACTTTCGCAGCTTTTTAACATTGGAGGACCTGCAGCTTTGTCTTCGAGGCGATTTGAAGGTTTGTGTCCGACTCTGGTCTCGGTGCGAGTCATTTCTCCGTGCTTGAGTTTCTGTGAAAGGCGTTTAAAGGCTCGGAGGGGGGGTGTGGCTCACAGACTGCTTCGTCTCTAACATTTGGGGCATATAATCGGtgctgtgtttatgtctgtAGTCTCCTTCGCAGTTTACTTGGACTGTCGATGCATTTGAAAACGTACAAGCTTCATTTAGTGTGTTTGTTCTAGTTCAGCCGACAGGAGAAACATGTCCGCACTGTTTGGCTGGTCCATGTGCTGCTGCCTGGATTCAATCAGGAGAAGCCATGCCTTATGAAATGGGGCGTGAAGTTGTTTtagccaagttttttttttaagctttctgACTTTAACGACGTGTTTTGTCCTGCTGTTTATACTTTTGCACTGTATCAAGCAGAAGACAGAAGACACAAGTCCACAGTTCAGTATGCTTCACGAACAGAACTACCAAAGTTGGCATACAGAAGAGTGAAGGGGAAGAGCCCAGGTGTCATCTTCCTGCCCGGATATGGCTCCAACATGAATGGGCAGAAAGCCGAGGCACTGGAGGAGTTCTGTCTCTCTTTAGGACACTCATATCTGAGGTAAGCTCCATACAGACCCCTGTATACACATAAACTGCTGACATACAGAACAGATTATTTCTAACTGACATTCTCCATATCTACTGCTGATGGGTGTGTTGggttttatcttttaaaaacaaccaaaaaaaatgttggcatATAGCAAGTATTAAACTCTATTCATATTATATTGCACAAGTCAACACTTAGTTCATCAAAGGTAAATtgcaaaaaatctgaaatgcaaTACTGGAAAAGATcccatcccacacacacacacacacacacatcatttaaaaatgatgttgGACTTTTTACAGCACTGTATTGGACTTGGATGGCTTATTATCATTAAgggaagaataaataaataagtttatCAGTGTGTCTTACAAGACAGTGTCAGGGTGGTTGTCCATTGGCTGAAGCTCAGTAGGTAATGCCACAGGACAAAACATCAAAGTAAATCTACTAGATTGACCCACAAGGGAAAATCCATTTTATGGAGTGGACCAGTCAAAGCAACTCACACCAGGTATAGTGGAATGATGCAATGTTCCGTCTGCCCTTTGTGTAGGTCTGATGAGCTTGTTTGAATTTCTTGGTGATACAAGGATTCGCTTACTTTTTCAAACAGGCACTGTGAATGTTAAATTTGGGTTAATTCAGTAAAGAAATTGAGATTGGAATGGAGACACTGCATTGTCTGCATTTGTGATGGATCAGATTTTATCACAAGCCAAAAAAACAGGCCATTCCAAGGAGTTAAATGGCTGCTTAACATAGAAATCATGTTGTTTGGTGTAGCGATGAGATTTTTCTTCCTAGAAGTCTGCCTTTTGAATTTTACAGAGTTTTGTTGTGGTCTTACGTCTCTGAGATGGAGCCTTTAtttcaatagtttaacaaatgAAAAGCTAAATTATTTGATGAgaacccaacaaaaaacaataagaacaaATAAACTGTACCAAAGTTGCCATTCCTCTGGAAAGCCTCCATTCTCCTCAGGTTGGATATAAAACATGGCAGTTCTAACATACACAGTACACATAAAAGCATCATCTCATTTTAAGTGCAGTAAATAGCTAATATACTGTGGCCTTGTCATAGCTTGTCGTTGCCTCACCCTCTAATATCAATGGCCAAAAGTTGTTCTATTTATGTTTTCCCAGGTTTGACTACACAGGACATGGGGCCTCAGAGGGGGTGTTTGCAGAAGGAACGATTGGAACCTGGAAAAAAGATGTGCTTTTTGTATTGGACGAATTAGCAGAAGGCCCACAGGTAAAGGGACATGCTCATTCAGTAGTGACTGTGGTCAATAAGCAATTAACTTTCGAAAGCTTAGTGGTGATGGGAATTGGGAATTGTTTTCCATTTGGGGCATGTTTCAAACAATCAGATTTTTAAGAGCCAAGTTGCTGTGACAGTTATTGATTTCTGTGTATTGTAAATAGTGGCTGAAATCAGGCTCTTAAGAATGCACACTGTCCTGGCCTTCCATGTGAAACGTTGAAAGGTATATGGCTTTAAATCATTGTATTTTAACAGACAGGGCCAGAAAGAGGATGGCAATTCAGTTCAGAGTTTCTgggttgtatttatttattatgcatGCATTAAATTATAGGGCCGTATTTTGAATAAAGTAGTGGAAGATCCTCTTAAAGTACAAGAGTATCTTTTGGTCTTCATGAGACTGAcaagtaaaaatatttccttttatatAGCAATAGCTTCATGCTGGCAGCCTCCACATAGGCAATATTTTCATGACATTTCAAgaatttaaaagcttttatttgctCTTAAATGAACCAAAGggataaagaaaagaataaaaaaaaagattgaattaaccagtttttaaaaatgtttaattaaagtgAAACTAATTTCAACCATTTGTCTCcaatatttaatgtgtgtgtacCTCCTTGTCTCCAGATGATGGTGCTATGTTACAATATTTATGGTGTTTTCAGTCCTCTTCAATTGTGACTTTACTGTATGAATCTGTTGTCATCTTTAGggaatattttttaaagaaCCCTTTAAATGTCTCTATGAAATATTTGGCCAATTGGCTCACCCTCTGATTTTTGGGATTTGTCTCACTTGTAGATCCTCGTGGGTTACAGTATAGGTGGCTGGCTCATGCTGTTGGCAGCCATTGCAAGACCAGAGAAAACTGCTGCACTGGTTGGAATCTCTACTGCTGCTGATCACATTGTCACATCATTCAACTCGCTTCCTCTGGAGGTAGTAACTTATTATATTATGGACATCACATTCCATTAGTAattttgtttgaatgtttgCAGGTATTTATGGacaattttgaaatatttttgtttgaatttgcaGTCACGTAAGGAGTTTGAGGAGAAGGGGGAGTGGACAGTGCCCACCAAACACTCAGAGGACGGCATTTACAGGTTTAACATGAACTTTCTGCGTGAGGCCCAAAATCACTGTGTGCTTCACAGTCCCATCCCCATCACCTGCCCTGTAAGGCTGATCCATGGCCTCAAAGATGAGGATGTCCCTTGGCACATTTCCATGCAGGTTGCAGAACGTATCATCAGTCAGGATGTGGATGTCATTCTTCGGCGACAAGGCCAACACCGCATGTCTGACAAGGACGACATCAAGCTCATGGTCTATACCATTGACGATCTCATTGACAAGCTGACCACTATGGTCTGAGTAAAGGATGGGGGGAGTGAGGCTGAGAGATTGCTAGGCTAAGGAGAGAAGAACTGTGTTGACAGGGATGTCAACCCTCAAGGAAGTTACCATACAATGGCATGTTTCTCTGCCAAACATGACCTTTCATGCATCTGTTATTCTACTGTACttctcctgtcattttcacatGCTATTACTGTCCAAACTATATTTCAGGGGACCTCTTCGAGCTTATCCCTTCTATCTTCAGGTTGCATCTGTGCTTGTCCAAGGTTGTTATATCGACTGTTACGTTCGTCAGTCATTATTAGGtatattgttgctgctgtctcAGCCGCTGTTCTTCCaactttccctccctctttcattAGATGGTTAGTTGTCCTGTGccttttttaatcacttttcaCCTGGTTTGGCAAATAAAACCTCTGCACACTACAGTGCAAGTGTCAGTTTGTTGTTCTTACTAACACACTCTGAATAGCCATGTATACATCATGCAACATTTTGAAGTAGCAGTGTTTATATGCACTACTAAGCCGTATTACAGAACCTTTATCTTAGTTTATAGCTTTAGTGTGTTGTGATTTCATCAGGTAGggtatttcatttgaaaactgcACATTTTCAGAACAACAGTTTCATCTTAAAATCACAAGGTGActaattgttatttttctttattttattaattaattaatttttaatgcaGATGTGGCTGGATGAAGTGGATGAACATGTCAACAGAGTAGCTCAGAGTTGTATTGAGTGattcaaaatgtcaaaggtACAGTGTTGCAGGTTAATTTTCAGTAGCCAAACAGTCTGTTACATGATTCCCCATCCCTGTTGGCCTTTAGCCATCAAGAGGCCTACTGAATGGAGCCACTGGGCTGTTGATTATTAACATGTAATTGGCTTCTAGCTGCTGTCTGTTCAATGGGGGGAAAAGAACCACTTAACTCTCCCTGGTCTGCTGAACTGCAAGTTTGACCTTTTAACTCATGGTTGAGCTATGTAGTCAGTCATTTCATGCATCAAAACTGAGATCACCGATAGATTGATGGTCTCCTACAGCGTAAATGTAAGGAAAGAGAAATGGctgtcattaaaataaacagtgttgaaacaaaaatacCATTTAGTGTCAGAAAGGCATGAGGGA from Echeneis naucrates chromosome 20, fEcheNa1.1, whole genome shotgun sequence includes:
- the ythdf3 gene encoding YTH domain-containing family protein 3 isoform X2 — translated: MSATTVDQRPKGQGNKVQNGSMHQKDGVNDDEIEPYLSSQTNQSNSYPPMSDPYMPSYYAPSIGFPYSLGEAAWSTAGDPPMPYLTTYGQMSNGEPHFIPDGVFSQPGALGNTPPFLGQHGFNFFPGNADFSTWGTSVSQGQSTQSYSNSYGYAPSSLGRAITDGQAGFGSDTQLSKVPVLNSIEQGMAGLKLGTDMVAAVTKTVGSPLGGTAGMSSMAANSLPPSVSSSAPKPASWAAIAKKPAKPQPKVKPKANMGMGGVTTIPPPPIKHNINIGTWDNKGSLNKPPLAQTMMPPQPLVQQPLLAQPQPLLQNPLPPQPQPQHQHQPQHQHQHQPFQLQSLQSPQHPQPLPPGPPHLHLHSQPGPPQTLHHQQPQQPGPPPNRWIAPRNRGEGFGLGGGIPLSASPCSGEVHPVLEKLRALNNYNPKDFDWNLKNGRVFIIKSYSEDDIHRSIKYSIWCSTEHGNKRLDGAYRSLGNKGPLYLLFSVNGSGHFCGVAEMRSPVDYNAYAGVWSQDKWKGKFEVKWVFIKDVPNNQLRHIRLENNDNKPVTNSRDTQEVPLEKAKQVLKIIATYKHTTSIFDDFAHYEKRQEEEEALRKVR
- the ythdf3 gene encoding YTH domain-containing family protein 3 isoform X3; the protein is MSATTVDQRPKGQGNKVQNGSMHQKDGVNDDEIEPYLSSQTNQSNSYPPMSDPYMPSYYAPSIGFPYSLGEAAWSTAGDPPMPYLTTYGQMSNGEPHFIPDGVFSQPGALGNTPPFLGQHGFNFFPGNADFSTWGTSVSQGQSTQSYSNSYGYAPSSLGRAITDGQAGFGSDTQLSKVPVLNSIEQGMAGLKLGTDMVAAVTKTVGSPLGGTAGMSSMAANSLPPSVSSSAPKPASWAAIAKKPAKPQPKVKPKANMGMGGVTTIPPPPIKHNINIGTWDNKGSLNKPPLAQTMMPPQPLPFQLQSLQSPQHPQPLPPGPPHLHLHSQPGPPQTLHHQQPQQPGPPPNRWIAPRNRGEGFGLGGGIPLSASPCSGEVHPVLEKLRALNNYNPKDFDWNLKNGRVFIIKSYSEDDIHRSIKYSIWCSTEHGNKRLDGAYRSLGNKGPLYLLFSVNGSGHFCGVAEMRSPVDYNAYAGVWSQDKWKGKFEVKWVFIKDVPNNQLRHIRLENNDNKPVTNSRDTQEVPLEKAKQVLKIIATYKHTTSIFDDFAHYEKRQEEEEALRKERNRNKQ
- the ythdf3 gene encoding YTH domain-containing family protein 3 isoform X4 — protein: MSATTVDQRPKGQGNKGKVQNGSMHQKDGVNDDEIEPYLSSQTNQSNSYPPMSDPYMPSYYAPSIGFPYSLGEAAWSTAGDPPMPYLTTYGQMSNGEPHFIPDGVFSQPGALGNTPPFLGQHGFNFFPGNADFSTWGTSVSQGQSTQSYSNSYGYAPSSLGRAITDGQAGFGSDTQLSKVPVLNSIEQGMAGLKLGTDMVAAVTKTVGSPLGGTAGMSSMAANSLPPSVSSSAPKPASWAAIAKKPAKPQPKVKPKANMGMGGVTTIPPPPIKHNINIGTWDNKGSLNKPPLAQTMMPPQPLVQQPLLAQPQPLLQNPLPPQPQPQHQHQPQHQHQHQPFQLQSLQNRWIAPRNRGEGFGLGGGIPLSASPCSGEVHPVLEKLRALNNYNPKDFDWNLKNGRVFIIKSYSEDDIHRSIKYSIWCSTEHGNKRLDGAYRSLGNKGPLYLLFSVNGSGHFCGVAEMRSPVDYNAYAGVWSQDKWKGKFEVKWVFIKDVPNNQLRHIRLENNDNKPVTNSRDTQEVPLEKAKQVLKIIATYKHTTSIFDDFAHYEKRQEEEEALRKERNRNKQ
- the ythdf3 gene encoding YTH domain-containing family protein 3 isoform X1, translated to MSATTVDQRPKGQGNKVQNGSMHQKDGVNDDEIEPYLSSQTNQSNSYPPMSDPYMPSYYAPSIGFPYSLGEAAWSTAGDPPMPYLTTYGQMSNGEPHFIPDGVFSQPGALGNTPPFLGQHGFNFFPGNADFSTWGTSVSQGQSTQSYSNSYGYAPSSLGRAITDGQAGFGSDTQLSKVPVLNSIEQGMAGLKLGTDMVAAVTKTVGSPLGGTAGMSSMAANSLPPSVSSSAPKPASWAAIAKKPAKPQPKVKPKANMGMGGVTTIPPPPIKHNINIGTWDNKGSLNKPPLAQTMMPPQPLVQQPLLAQPQPLLQNPLPPQPQPQHQHQPQHQHQHQPFQLQSLQSPQHPQPLPPGPPHLHLHSQPGPPQTLHHQQPQQPGPPPNRWIAPRNRGEGFGLGGGIPLSASPCSGEVHPVLEKLRALNNYNPKDFDWNLKNGRVFIIKSYSEDDIHRSIKYSIWCSTEHGNKRLDGAYRSLGNKGPLYLLFSVNGSGHFCGVAEMRSPVDYNAYAGVWSQDKWKGKFEVKWVFIKDVPNNQLRHIRLENNDNKPVTNSRDTQEVPLEKAKQVLKIIATYKHTTSIFDDFAHYEKRQEEEEALRKERNRNKQ
- the abhd10b gene encoding abhydrolase domain containing 10, depalmitoylase b — protein: MAAVALRSCRRGLSQLFNIGGPAALSSRRFEEDRRHKSTVQYASRTELPKLAYRRVKGKSPGVIFLPGYGSNMNGQKAEALEEFCLSLGHSYLRFDYTGHGASEGVFAEGTIGTWKKDVLFVLDELAEGPQILVGYSIGGWLMLLAAIARPEKTAALVGISTAADHIVTSFNSLPLESRKEFEEKGEWTVPTKHSEDGIYRFNMNFLREAQNHCVLHSPIPITCPVRLIHGLKDEDVPWHISMQVAERIISQDVDVILRRQGQHRMSDKDDIKLMVYTIDDLIDKLTTMV